In Allomuricauda ruestringensis DSM 13258, the following proteins share a genomic window:
- the rpiB gene encoding ribose 5-phosphate isomerase B has translation MKIAIGNDHAGTDYKLAIIGLLKSKGIEIINYGTDGTDSVDYPDFTHPVATDVAEGKVDFGIVLCGSGNGATMTINKHKNIRGALCWNKEITQLAREHNDANILSLPARFISLPQALDMVETFLNTEFQGGRHERRIEKIPCR, from the coding sequence ATGAAAATTGCCATAGGAAACGATCACGCAGGAACCGATTATAAATTAGCTATCATTGGTCTTTTAAAATCCAAAGGAATTGAAATTATAAATTACGGCACCGACGGCACGGATAGTGTAGATTATCCAGATTTTACACATCCCGTAGCCACCGACGTGGCCGAAGGGAAAGTAGATTTTGGTATAGTGCTTTGCGGTAGTGGTAATGGTGCCACCATGACCATTAACAAACACAAAAATATTCGTGGCGCACTTTGCTGGAACAAAGAAATAACACAATTGGCCAGGGAACACAACGATGCCAATATTTTGAGCTTGCCAGCGCGATTTATATCACTCCCCCAAGCTTTGGATATGGTGGAAACTTTTTTAAATACCGAGTTTCAGGGCGGAAGGCACGAACGTAGAATCGAAAAAATTCCTTGTAGATAA
- the rnr gene encoding ribonuclease R has protein sequence MSKKKKRAGSQRKNEITKGIFTVLEKEPSKTFNYKQIASKLGITDTQDRNLLIKRLGQLKASGRIVEPEKGKYQKKPSLHTYFTGRVDLTTSGNAYIVVDELEDDIFVQNNNLNRAFHGDTVEVFIKPKRKSKKMEGEVSKVLERKKTSYVGIVDKQARFAFVRPTDSRMYTDIFVPLEKLKKANDGDKVLVSLGDWPDDADSPYGEVIEVLGKPGEHNTEIHAILAEYGLPNEFPYEVEEFAKTLDTSIKESEIAKRRDMRDVLTFTIDPKDAKDFDDALSFQKLENGNYEIGIHIADVSHYVQPDSILEEEAYDRATSVYLVDRVVPMLPEVLSNKACSLRPNEEKYTFSAVFEMDDNAKLVKQWFGRTAINSNERFAYEEAQHIIETEQNKIPKEISIREKAYSVSDDVVEAVLTFDRLAKIMRQARMDAGAISFDKIEVKFHLSENNEPVGVYFKEAKDANKLIEEFMLLANRKVAEFIGKQKKTFVYRVHDKPDEDKLMALNGVISRFGHSINLKDPKSINQSLNKLLEDVKGKKEQNLVDTLAIRSMSKAIYTTENIGHYGLGFEYYTHFTSPIRRYPDVMVHRLLQHYLDKEKIPKAVSFEEKCKHSSDMELLAANAERDSIKYMQIKFMEDHKDQEFLGVISGVTEWGIYVEIIENKCEGMIRIRDIKDDYYVFDERQYAIIGERTKRMYQLGDEVYVMVKSTDLIKRHLDFSLIGKKK, from the coding sequence ATGTCAAAGAAAAAGAAGAGAGCTGGGAGTCAGCGAAAGAATGAAATTACGAAGGGCATTTTTACAGTACTTGAAAAAGAGCCGTCCAAAACCTTCAATTACAAGCAAATAGCTTCAAAGTTAGGTATTACCGATACTCAAGATAGAAACCTTTTAATCAAACGTTTGGGGCAGCTAAAGGCCAGCGGACGAATTGTTGAGCCCGAAAAGGGCAAGTATCAAAAGAAACCATCACTCCATACGTATTTTACAGGTAGAGTAGATCTTACTACAAGTGGCAACGCCTATATTGTGGTGGATGAGTTGGAGGATGACATCTTTGTTCAGAACAATAATTTGAACAGGGCTTTCCATGGTGATACGGTCGAAGTATTTATCAAACCAAAGCGTAAGAGCAAGAAAATGGAGGGCGAGGTTTCCAAAGTACTTGAACGAAAAAAAACATCTTATGTGGGCATTGTGGACAAGCAAGCACGGTTTGCATTTGTTCGGCCTACGGATTCCAGAATGTACACCGATATTTTTGTGCCCTTGGAAAAGCTTAAAAAAGCGAATGATGGGGATAAAGTATTGGTAAGCCTTGGAGATTGGCCAGACGATGCCGACTCCCCGTATGGTGAAGTGATTGAGGTACTGGGAAAACCAGGCGAACACAATACCGAAATCCATGCCATTTTAGCGGAATATGGTCTTCCCAATGAGTTTCCGTATGAGGTTGAAGAGTTCGCCAAAACCTTGGATACATCTATCAAAGAGTCAGAAATTGCGAAGCGCAGGGATATGCGCGATGTACTTACCTTTACCATAGATCCCAAGGATGCCAAGGATTTTGATGATGCACTTTCCTTTCAAAAATTGGAGAATGGCAACTACGAAATAGGTATTCATATAGCGGATGTTTCGCATTATGTACAACCCGATAGCATTCTGGAAGAAGAAGCTTATGATCGGGCCACATCGGTATATTTGGTGGACCGTGTGGTTCCCATGTTGCCCGAAGTACTTTCCAATAAAGCGTGTTCCCTGCGCCCAAATGAAGAAAAATATACATTTTCTGCCGTTTTTGAAATGGATGACAACGCCAAGTTGGTAAAACAGTGGTTCGGCAGAACTGCCATTAATTCCAACGAGCGATTTGCCTACGAAGAGGCACAGCATATTATTGAGACCGAACAAAACAAAATTCCGAAGGAAATATCCATCCGGGAGAAAGCGTATTCCGTTTCGGATGATGTGGTCGAAGCCGTACTCACTTTTGATAGATTGGCCAAAATTATGCGACAGGCCCGTATGGATGCCGGGGCGATCTCTTTTGACAAAATTGAGGTGAAGTTCCACCTGTCCGAAAACAACGAACCTGTTGGCGTTTATTTTAAAGAAGCCAAGGACGCCAATAAGTTGATTGAGGAGTTTATGCTCTTGGCCAACAGAAAAGTGGCAGAGTTTATAGGCAAACAAAAGAAAACGTTTGTGTACCGTGTGCACGATAAGCCCGATGAGGATAAATTAATGGCCTTGAACGGCGTTATTTCCAGATTTGGACATAGTATTAATCTTAAGGACCCAAAGTCCATCAATCAGTCCCTAAACAAGTTGTTGGAAGATGTAAAGGGCAAGAAAGAACAGAACCTGGTAGATACTTTGGCTATCCGAAGTATGAGCAAAGCAATTTATACCACGGAGAATATTGGCCACTACGGTCTTGGATTTGAATATTACACGCATTTTACCTCACCGATCAGGAGATATCCCGATGTAATGGTGCACCGTTTGCTGCAGCATTATCTGGATAAGGAAAAAATACCGAAAGCCGTTTCTTTCGAGGAAAAGTGCAAACATTCATCGGATATGGAGTTGTTGGCAGCCAATGCAGAACGGGATTCCATTAAGTACATGCAAATCAAGTTTATGGAAGACCACAAGGACCAAGAGTTCTTGGGCGTGATATCTGGAGTTACCGAATGGGGCATTTATGTAGAGATTATTGAGAATAAATGCGAGGGAATGATCCGAATTCGCGATATTAAAGATGATTACTATGTGTTTGATGAACGGCAATATGCCATAATAGGAGAACGAACCAAACGAATGTATCAGTTGGGGGATGAGGTTTATGTGATGGTAAAGAGCACCGATTTGATCAAACGCCATTTGGACTTTTCGTTGATCGGTAAAAAGAAATAA
- a CDS encoding head GIN domain-containing protein, protein MKVITIVLMFLSLQLLEAQNATVTQSLQKFTEVKGFDGIAINLIRSNENKAVITGANTTNVAIVNNDGVLKIRMEIVKIFSGYRTYVDLYHSEKLVVIDVNEDARISSDDTYVQDVLELKAQEGGELEINCEVGQLLIKAVSGGKIFAGGFSNTQDVIINTGGAYNGRTFKTKFTTISVNAGGNAEIHATDYVKANVKAGGEVLVYGDPKKMDEHTLFGGKIKRVN, encoded by the coding sequence ATGAAAGTAATTACGATTGTTCTTATGTTCCTATCGCTTCAATTACTTGAGGCCCAGAATGCAACCGTAACCCAAAGCCTACAAAAATTCACCGAAGTAAAGGGATTTGATGGTATCGCTATCAATCTTATCAGATCCAACGAAAACAAAGCAGTGATTACCGGGGCAAATACTACTAATGTTGCCATTGTTAATAATGATGGGGTATTGAAAATCCGGATGGAAATCGTTAAAATATTCAGTGGCTACAGAACGTATGTAGATTTATATCACTCTGAAAAATTAGTGGTTATAGATGTTAATGAGGATGCCAGAATATCATCCGATGATACCTATGTACAAGATGTTTTGGAACTTAAGGCACAAGAAGGTGGCGAACTGGAGATAAATTGCGAAGTAGGGCAGCTGTTGATAAAGGCGGTTTCCGGAGGAAAAATCTTTGCAGGCGGATTTTCCAATACCCAAGATGTAATTATCAACACGGGAGGGGCATATAACGGAAGAACATTTAAAACAAAATTTACGACCATAAGTGTAAACGCAGGGGGAAATGCCGAAATCCATGCAACAGACTACGTTAAGGCCAATGTAAAAGCCGGTGGTGAGGTTCTGGTATATGGAGACCCAAAAAAAATGGACGAACACACCCTTTTCGGTGGAAAAATAAAAAGAGTAAACTAA
- a CDS encoding LysE family translocator gives MIDDIQAAIPLGFLLSFMIGPVFFVLLETSATKGFRAGVSLDIGVILADIVFLLIAYFSSFQLLENLSNEPGLFVFGGMILLVYGIFLFVKKAKKKSNVKASKGTYLGLLVKGFLLNFINIGVLAFWLGLIIVVGPSLENNPNRMMVFFSTVLLVYFATDLIKILLAKQLKRYLTQERIVLIKKGLGIVLIICGIVLIIKGFLPKERFDIQEKIENIEYL, from the coding sequence ATGATCGACGATATCCAAGCTGCGATCCCTTTGGGATTTTTATTGAGCTTTATGATTGGTCCTGTTTTCTTTGTTTTGTTGGAAACAAGTGCCACCAAAGGCTTTAGGGCTGGAGTAAGTTTGGATATTGGAGTAATTTTAGCCGACATAGTTTTTTTGTTGATTGCCTATTTCAGTAGTTTTCAGTTGTTGGAGAACTTGAGCAACGAACCAGGTCTTTTTGTATTTGGGGGAATGATTTTGTTGGTTTACGGGATATTTCTATTTGTGAAGAAGGCAAAGAAAAAATCCAATGTAAAGGCATCAAAAGGAACATATCTGGGATTATTGGTAAAAGGTTTTCTTTTAAACTTCATCAACATAGGCGTACTCGCCTTTTGGTTGGGGCTGATTATTGTTGTTGGACCCAGTTTAGAAAACAATCCCAATAGGATGATGGTTTTTTTCAGTACCGTGCTGCTTGTTTACTTTGCAACGGATTTGATCAAAATACTTTTGGCCAAACAATTAAAAAGGTATTTAACCCAAGAACGTATTGTGCTCATAAAAAAAGGGTTGGGCATTGTATTGATAATCTGTGGCATTGTATTGATAATTAAAGGATTTTTACCAAAAGAGCGGTTCGATATTCAAGAGAAAATTGAAAATATAGAGTACCTGTAA
- the folB gene encoding dihydroneopterin aldolase, which produces MGKIRLKNIRIHSNHGCLKEEMLIGSDYRVDLEITADLSQPATSDQLNETVDYVHLNNIIKEEMTVRSNLLEHVAKRIIDRIFGEIKEVTEVEVEVSKINPPIGGDVESVSVILTSKR; this is translated from the coding sequence TTGGGCAAAATCAGGTTAAAGAACATTAGAATACATTCCAATCACGGATGTTTAAAGGAAGAAATGCTCATTGGCAGCGATTATAGGGTAGACCTTGAAATCACTGCCGACCTTTCCCAACCTGCCACCTCCGATCAACTTAACGAAACGGTGGACTATGTCCATCTCAATAACATCATAAAAGAAGAAATGACGGTACGTTCCAATTTATTGGAACATGTGGCCAAAAGAATTATTGATCGTATTTTCGGAGAAATTAAAGAAGTAACCGAAGTGGAAGTGGAAGTTTCCAAAATAAACCCGCCCATTGGTGGCGATGTAGAGAGTGTTTCAGTGATACTTACGTCCAAGCGATAA
- a CDS encoding type IX secretion system membrane protein PorP/SprF — MLKKVYSTILFVSLALCAKGQELTVPQLSQYIADNPFLMSPTYAGIGDHIKVRLNGLTQWVGIEDAPDTQTLAADARIGNRSGIGMMLYNDSNGYTRQRGAKVAFAHHLTLDRYDDIFLSFGISYNFNQFRVDVEQFEENNNELPADDKATTNHNFDLGVLYRYDKFFFSLNAGNVLNKDLSNFNTDIIRIEPNKLRNYYAYTGYSFSKSKNSKLEIEPSVFFQWFESDGRSVTDLNTKFRFRDFEDYYYVGLTYRFLNDQLGEPLYIAPIAGFKKSNFYFGYSYQVITNEILGYSTGTHVITVGMDLFQGISNCRCMY, encoded by the coding sequence ATGCTAAAAAAAGTATATTCAACTATTTTATTTGTTTCCTTGGCACTTTGTGCCAAGGGACAAGAGTTGACCGTACCCCAATTATCCCAATACATTGCGGACAATCCATTTTTAATGTCCCCTACCTACGCAGGTATAGGAGATCATATAAAAGTGCGTTTAAACGGCTTAACGCAATGGGTAGGCATCGAAGACGCCCCGGATACCCAGACCTTGGCAGCAGATGCCAGGATCGGGAACAGGTCTGGAATAGGAATGATGCTCTATAACGATAGTAATGGATATACCAGACAAAGAGGTGCCAAAGTAGCCTTTGCCCACCACTTAACGTTGGACAGGTACGACGATATTTTCCTTTCCTTTGGTATCTCCTATAACTTTAACCAGTTTAGGGTAGATGTAGAACAGTTTGAAGAAAACAACAATGAATTGCCAGCTGATGATAAAGCCACCACCAACCATAACTTTGATTTGGGCGTACTTTACAGGTACGACAAGTTCTTTTTTAGTTTGAATGCAGGTAATGTCCTTAACAAGGATCTATCCAATTTTAATACCGATATCATTCGTATTGAACCCAACAAACTAAGAAATTATTATGCTTATACGGGCTACAGTTTTTCCAAGAGCAAAAACAGCAAATTGGAAATAGAACCTTCCGTTTTCTTTCAATGGTTCGAGAGTGATGGCCGTTCCGTTACCGATCTGAACACCAAGTTCCGTTTTCGCGACTTTGAAGACTACTATTACGTAGGCCTTACCTATCGTTTTTTGAACGACCAATTGGGAGAACCTTTATACATAGCTCCTATTGCAGGTTTTAAAAAGAGCAACTTTTATTTTGGATATTCCTACCAGGTCATAACCAACGAAATTTTGGGCTATAGTACGGGAACCCATGTAATTACTGTAGGCATGGACCTCTTCCAAGGGATAAGTAATTGTAGATGTATGTATTGA